The Sorangiineae bacterium MSr11954 DNA segment CGATTCGCCCAGGCGGCGCGCGCGATGATCGCCGACGGCTACCGCGTTTTTCTGGAGGTGGGGCCGCACCCGGTGCTGGCCACGTATTTGCGCGAGCTCTTGGCGGAGGCAGACGCCCAGGGCCACACGTTGCACACCTTGGAGCGCGACATGCCGGAGCGGCTCTCGACCCGGCGCGCGATCGCGGCGCTTCATGGCACCGGGGCGCGCATCGATTGGTCCGCGATCGCGCATGAGGGGCACCCGATCGCGCTGCCCCCGTACCCGTGGCAGCGCGCGGTGCACTGGGCCGAGAGCGCGGCCATGCGCGCGGAGCGGCTGGGTTCGGACTACGCGCATCCCTTTTTGCAGACGCGCCTCGAGGCGCCCCACCCGACGTGGACGTCGTGGCTGGAGGGGTCCGCGGCGGCGTATCTGCAGGATCACCGCGTTCAAGGTGTGTCGATCGCGCCCGCGGCCTTCTATGTGGAGGCCGGCCTCGCGATGGCGCGCGCGCTCGAGCCCGAGGCCGCGGGGCTGGTGCTCGGGCGCCTGCGGTTTCACGAGCCGCTCTTGCTCGCGGGCGAGACGCAGGTGTCGGTGTGCGCGATGGATGGCGGGCGCTTCGAGGTGCACGGGCAGATCGGGGAGCGCGCCGCTTGGACGCGCCACGCCAGCGGAGAGTGGGCGACCACGCGCACATGGCCGGGCTACGAGGCCGAATCGCTCGACGCGGTGCGGGGGCGCCTCTCGGAACGGATCGAGATCGGCGCGGCCTACGATGCGATGGCGCGCCGGCAGCTCGACTACGGGCCTCGGTTTCGCAGCCTGCGCGATCTTCACCGAAACGCCGGCGAGGTGCTGGCGCGGCTCGAGCTGCCGGAGCTTCCGCCGCAAGCGCGCTTCGGCGCCATCCTCCTTCCGCCTTTGTTGGATGGCGTCTTTCAAAGCCTGGTGGAGTTCCTCGGGGGCGGCGCCATCGTGGTGCATGGCGTGGAGGAGCTATCGCTTCGCGTGCCGGGCGACGAGGGCGCATGGACGCGGCTCTGGTCGCACGCCACGATCGTCGCGCGCGACGAGCGCAGCTTGATCGCACGGGTCACGCTCTACGATGGCGATGGCGCCATCGTGGGTCGCCTGTCCGGCGTTCGATGCCAGATGGTCGATGCCGGCGCTTCGCGTGCGTCTCGCGCATCGTTTGCTGCGCCCGGTGCACCGGCGGCGCCGGAGAAGCGCTGGCTCTATGCGCAGCGGTGGGAGCTGCGGCCCTCCGGCGCAGACGAGCTGCCCGGCGGCAGTTGGGCGTTTTATGGCGGTTCGATGCTGGCGCGGCGCCTGGTCGAGCATTGGCGCCAGCGGGATCGCGACGCCTCGTCGCGCCCGGCGCCGGAGGGCGCAAACGCCTTGCCCGATCCGCGCGCAGCGCATCACGTCGTGGTCCTCGATACGCTCGAGGACATGTTCGGCACGCTCGCCGGCATCGGTGCGCTGGCGGGCCGTCTGGTCGCGGGCGGGTGGTCCGAGCTGACCGTGCTCACCACCGGCGCCGTGCAAGCCCGCGCGAACGACACCGTCTCCCCCGCGATGCACGCGTGCTGGGGCTATGCGCGGGCGCTCGAACGCGAGCTCGCCCCCTTGCGGCTGCGCCTCATCGACACGGCGCCCGGCGCCGATCCGGAGACGCTCGCCTCGGTGTTCAGCGCCGAGGGCGAAGACGAGGTCGCAATTCGCGGCACGAACCTCTATGTCGCCCGCCTCGAGCACCTGGACCTCGCATCCCTGCGCACCACGGTCGATCCCACGGCCGCGTGCGTGACCTGGTCGCCCGAACGAGGATGGACCGCACTCCCTCCTCCACGGCAAGAGGAGGGACCCGGCGAAGGGGGTGCACGAAAACGCCCTCCCCCCCGCAGCGTACGCATCCAGCGCTTCACGACATTTCCCATGGCCCACGTGACCGAATCGAGGTCGTCGATGCTCGCCATCTCGACCGCCCTCGATCCAACGACGAACGAACGTGGCGTCGTGGTAACGGATGGCCCACCCGCGACCGAGCTACGTCTCGCCCCCTCGGCGTTCTTCCGCACCGAAACGGCACCAAGCGCGAACCAGCTCGCAGCCGCCTTGGGCAGGTACGTCGCACACGCGCTGCTGCGCCTCCCGAACACGCCTGGCGCAGGCGTGGTCTGGGTCGCGCCGTCGCTACCATGGCTCGCGGCGTGGCTCGATCGCGCCGGCGTACCGCGCGTGCGCGACGTGACGTCGGACGACTCGCGCATCGCCGCCATCGCTCTGTCCACGCGCAGCGAGCTCGGACCCGAGGTGCTCCGGCGCGTCGCCGAGCAAGGCGTCGTGGGCGTCGTGTCGCCACCCGGCGAGAACGCCTCGTTGTGGGACGCGCTGCCAAATGGCTGGGCGCTGACCCGCCTCGACGTGCGCGAAAGCCTGGTGGACGCTCCGCACAAGCTCGCAGCGTGGCTCCCGGAGCCCGCGCACACGCGCACCGAAACGCCGTCGCTACCGCTGACCATGCTCGACCGCGCGACGACCTCCGAGCCGCAGACGTTCGACGTCTCCGCGCACCCGCACCTGGAGGCGCTCGACGCGCGCACCTTGCGTGTGACGGCAGACGACACATGGTGGATCACCGGAGGCACCCGCGGTTTAGGCCTGGTCATCGCCGAATGGCTGCTGGAGCAAGGCGCCAAACGCCTGATCCTGACGAGCCGCACCGGCCAAATCGACGACCTCGACCGCGCGCGCCTCGAAGCGCGCGCGGCACGAGCAACGGAAGCAGCACGAGCAACCCAAGCCGCAGGAGCCGCACCCGCTGCACCCCGCGAGGCGGCCGCCACCATCGAAATTGCCACCCTCGATATCGCCGACGGCAACGCCGTACACGCCTTCGTGTCCGCGTTGCAGAGGCGAAACCTCACGCCGACCGCCATCGTCCACGCCGCCGCCCGCTACGAGGACGCGCCCGTGGCGCACGTCGACCGAGACATGTTCGAGCGCGTCTTTCAGGCGAAGGCGCTGGGCGCTTGGCACCTTCACCAGGCCACGCGCGCGCTCCGCATCGACCATTTCATCCTCTGCTCCTCGGTGACGGCGCTCCTCGGCAACGCCCTTCAAACCGCCTACGCCGCCGCCAACGCGTACCTCGACGGGCTATCCGCCCTGCGGCAATCGCAAGGGCTCCCTGCGCGCAGCATCGCCTGGGGCGCGCTCCTCGACGCGGGCATCCTGGCCCGGGAAGAGGCCATCGCCCGCGACGTGGAGGCCTCCGGCCTGCGCCGGATGAAGGCCCGCGACGCGTGGGAGGTGCTCGCCGCCCTGCCCCCCAGCGCCCCCGCCCACGTGGCCATCTTCGACGGCGATTGGCCGAAGCTCTTTCGCGGGCTGCGCTTGCCGGCGCGGGCTCGTTGGGGCGCCCTCCAGCCCGCGGCCCGCGAAACGGCAGAAGGCGGGGTCGCCTCCATCTTGCGCGGCGTCGACCCCGGCCGGCACCTCGACGTGCTCGGCGCCGCCATCCGCGATCGCGCCGCCGCCGTGCTTCGAACGGCGGCCGATCGCATCGATCCGGACCGCCCGCTGCGCGACTATGGCTTCGACTCGCTGCTCGCCATCGAGCTGCGCATCGCGCTCGACGCACAGCTTGGCGCGGGCCTCACCACCATGGAAATCCTCACGGGCGCCAGCGCCCGCACCCTCGCGCGCGCCGTGTTGCGCGATCGCGCGCTCTCCCACTGACCCGCATCCAGCCCACGAGCATCATGACCCCCATCGAACCCTGGTACCTCGATCTGGCCGCCCCGCTGAACGCGGAGCTGCTCGCCTTTCCCATCCACCAACGCCGCGCCTACGGCGACTTCATGGCCCAAGCCTATTACTGGGTCTCCCACTCCACGCGCCTGCTCGCCCTGGCCGCCTCCCGGCTGGGTACCGGGAACGAGCCCCAGCACCGAAGGCTCCTCGAGCACGCGCGCGAGGAGAACGGCCATCACCTCTACGCCGAGCGCGATCTCCGCCACCTGGGTATGCGCGTCGAGGATTTTTCGGAGCTGGCCCCCACCGCCGCGCTCTATCAGACGCAATATTACCTGATCGAGCACGTCCACCCCACGGCGCTCTTCGGCTACATCATTTTGCTCGAGGGCGTCAGCGTACTATGCGGACGCGAAGGCCTGGAGCGCGCGAGCGCCGCCTTTGGCGAGCACGCCGTCTCCTTCCTCAAGATGCACTCGAACGCCGACGAGGATCACCTGCCCAAGGCCTTCGCCACCCTGGCCACCTTGCCCGCCGAGCTGCAAAGTCTGGTGCAAACCAATTGCAAAAACTCCGCCGAGCTGCTCCGCGCCACCTTGCGGGCCATCCTCGCGCGCTCCGCACAGGATCCATCGTGAACCTCGCCCTCGCCACGCAGGCGCCATCCTTCGTCACCCCCGAGGCGCTCACCATCCCCCGCACCGTCGGCACCTTCCACGTCCGCTGCGTGGTGGATCCGGCGGAACGAGACGCCCTCTTCCGCGTCCGCCACGACGTTTACCGCGTGGACATGGGCCTCGGCGCCGACTCCGACGACACCTTGCCGGTGGAGCAAGACAGCTACGATCTGCGCTCGGCGCACATCGCCTGCTTCCACGAATCCGGCCGGATCGCGGGCTATGTGCGCCTCATTTACGGCTCCCCGGACCTCCCGACCCTGCTCCTCTACGATCTCCGCCGCCGCTACCGCGAACCCTCCGCCGAGGTGTCCCGCCTCATCGTCGCGCCGGAGTTCCGGCGCAGCGAGCTCGTATCGCGGCTCGTGCGCGTCAT contains these protein-coding regions:
- a CDS encoding iron-containing redox enzyme family protein, which produces MTPIEPWYLDLAAPLNAELLAFPIHQRRAYGDFMAQAYYWVSHSTRLLALAASRLGTGNEPQHRRLLEHAREENGHHLYAERDLRHLGMRVEDFSELAPTAALYQTQYYLIEHVHPTALFGYIILLEGVSVLCGREGLERASAAFGEHAVSFLKMHSNADEDHLPKAFATLATLPAELQSLVQTNCKNSAELLRATLRAILARSAQDPS
- a CDS encoding GNAT family N-acetyltransferase → MNLALATQAPSFVTPEALTIPRTVGTFHVRCVVDPAERDALFRVRHDVYRVDMGLGADSDDTLPVEQDSYDLRSAHIACFHESGRIAGYVRLIYGSPDLPTLLLYDLRRRYREPSAEVSRLIVAPEFRRSELVSRLVRVMLFHHVQQHALANGIVHLFSFGRPAVFTLLRERATFERIEGARPVNLHLFGKMYRDFFAAGPVVPMRVTLGASAGGPYPTESAPTPS
- a CDS encoding acyltransferase domain-containing protein, translated to MSNITFEGARSAPIAIVGIGCRLPGGIVDPTSFLRFLASRGDGIVPVPADRWSLDRYWDPDPNVPGRTYASRGGFLRQNVFAFEPEPFGISPREAASLDPQQALLLETAWEALEDAGIPLERITGSATGVYIGSFGVDNHPHRLWGAGRRGIDLHVSTAVTPTMLSARLAYTFDLRGPTLTLDTACSSSLVAIHLACRALRDGDCDAALAGGVNVMVLPSMMIALAKSRFAATDGRSKSFDATGDGYGRGEGAAVVVLKRLHTALADGDRIYGVVLGSAINQDGRTEGITVPSGAAQEELIRKACAAAAISPADVGYVEAHGTGTKVGDPIEARALGRVYGHEGRAAALCSIGSVKSNIGHLEAAAGVVGMVKACLMQREGRVLPQLGPNEVNPDLELEASGLRIATDEHAWPADRPLAAVNSFGYGGTNAHVILAPPPADARRARPEHGERREEEVHVRSSGLAEQTPVPLSAYSEAALRARAGDLHRWLEEHGDGDLGDLLHTLARRRSHLPARACVLAGSRDELLSGLEALREGRAVPEVVLGTAAGGPAPKVAWVFTGMGPQRAGMARELLAEEPVFRREVEACDALFRELSGWSILEALIDPAQAERLRRNDVAQVANFVVQAGLTALLRSLGAAPDGVIGHSVGELGAAYAAGMLSRRDAIVLVHHRARASQSAAGHGTMLAAGISAEDAAALIEPGDDACVAAINGPRSVTFAGDRAALAKIARVLDDLGVFQRSLSVEVAYHSAHLDPVREALLQCWNAVHPQPSQVEIYSTVTGERVGGEPHGAAYWWRNLREPVRFAQAARAMIADGYRVFLEVGPHPVLATYLRELLAEADAQGHTLHTLERDMPERLSTRRAIAALHGTGARIDWSAIAHEGHPIALPPYPWQRAVHWAESAAMRAERLGSDYAHPFLQTRLEAPHPTWTSWLEGSAAAYLQDHRVQGVSIAPAAFYVEAGLAMARALEPEAAGLVLGRLRFHEPLLLAGETQVSVCAMDGGRFEVHGQIGERAAWTRHASGEWATTRTWPGYEAESLDAVRGRLSERIEIGAAYDAMARRQLDYGPRFRSLRDLHRNAGEVLARLELPELPPQARFGAILLPPLLDGVFQSLVEFLGGGAIVVHGVEELSLRVPGDEGAWTRLWSHATIVARDERSLIARVTLYDGDGAIVGRLSGVRCQMVDAGASRASRASFAAPGAPAAPEKRWLYAQRWELRPSGADELPGGSWAFYGGSMLARRLVEHWRQRDRDASSRPAPEGANALPDPRAAHHVVVLDTLEDMFGTLAGIGALAGRLVAGGWSELTVLTTGAVQARANDTVSPAMHACWGYARALERELAPLRLRLIDTAPGADPETLASVFSAEGEDEVAIRGTNLYVARLEHLDLASLRTTVDPTAACVTWSPERGWTALPPPRQEEGPGEGGARKRPPPRSVRIQRFTTFPMAHVTESRSSMLAISTALDPTTNERGVVVTDGPPATELRLAPSAFFRTETAPSANQLAAALGRYVAHALLRLPNTPGAGVVWVAPSLPWLAAWLDRAGVPRVRDVTSDDSRIAAIALSTRSELGPEVLRRVAEQGVVGVVSPPGENASLWDALPNGWALTRLDVRESLVDAPHKLAAWLPEPAHTRTETPSLPLTMLDRATTSEPQTFDVSAHPHLEALDARTLRVTADDTWWITGGTRGLGLVIAEWLLEQGAKRLILTSRTGQIDDLDRARLEARAARATEAARATQAAGAAPAAPREAAATIEIATLDIADGNAVHAFVSALQRRNLTPTAIVHAAARYEDAPVAHVDRDMFERVFQAKALGAWHLHQATRALRIDHFILCSSVTALLGNALQTAYAAANAYLDGLSALRQSQGLPARSIAWGALLDAGILAREEAIARDVEASGLRRMKARDAWEVLAALPPSAPAHVAIFDGDWPKLFRGLRLPARARWGALQPAARETAEGGVASILRGVDPGRHLDVLGAAIRDRAAAVLRTAADRIDPDRPLRDYGFDSLLAIELRIALDAQLGAGLTTMEILTGASARTLARAVLRDRALSH